Proteins from one Telopea speciosissima isolate NSW1024214 ecotype Mountain lineage chromosome 1, Tspe_v1, whole genome shotgun sequence genomic window:
- the LOC122663115 gene encoding uncharacterized protein LOC122663115 isoform X1, with product MAEETKFRVVRCPKCENLLPELPDYTVYQCGGCGAVLRAKKQTSATEASEKSDEERIRPRGDSAKPERFSDEGAANLTDTSGTDKENDGPELERRRRRPRVLSERAASSNACSSSSSSRPENREVLSNGNGRGIDAMVGKEPMYRYSSKAPAEDWVMVNDQEMNLKRDELAKAQMGKEVGVLKSQTTSASRPWGSGQIPEKRSSEREGSMLFRRNPEAVVEDVRFSTRRCPEEGPSNYHRGFSFGYGEPIKNQSNLDGPSRVEYLEQDRAELLRKLDELKDQLSRSCNIAGKTKEGVPVDRRMVPPPPPPPPPPPPPPAPYGGHGAWLPEGLAGPSRASMPSFAPDKHVPRRPYFSQGHESIPLMNRHHVDMQQNFHPPLHTPNEIPGYGESFGPQMLRRAPHQPPRQYSQRPSHEYFSGHYVDIDSDPLALHPHNSFFDQATCSCLHCYNKQWQVPGQIPPPVYCNRRYPDVPTNSMFTHLETSVPLGSRGYNPRAFNLPVCSRESHNHARRPSLLDSNVGGFNRGRPQRVVIANRNGHHCRPIAGGAPFITCHNCFELLRLPKKLLLMERNEQKVRCGACSTEIPIAVENKRLLVSVPDETKQTPTELPGGSNEVAKGLSLRNGYTNGASMNSYSDDYDNSDYFKFTDAEHALLAEDHRLNLSESMKVNDLLSSSSTPSEDEESPDSVITKRELSNAAKLPLQANVTPVVPGSPLRGHSDHASSNHVVNKLERGSRSKRLDQEKVVLNKVTFRQDSLKDASVATEMEVSFNEYSNAGMSQDSGEASKEEYQPRVSKGGESFFAGLIKKSFRDFSKSNQTVDNGKAIVSINGHPIPDRLVRKAEKLAGPIHPGQYWYDFRAGFWGVIGQSCLGIIPPFIEEFNYPMPKNCAGGNTGVFVNGRELHQTDLDLLAGRGLPTTRDKSYIVEISGKVLDEDSGEELDSLGKLAPTVEKVKHGFGMRVPRVVV from the exons ATGGCGGAAGAAACGAAATTCCGGGTGGTCCGTTGCCCTAAGTGTGAGAATCTACTACCGGAGCTACCTGATTACACGGTCTACCAATGTGGTGGATGTGGTGCTGTTCTTCGAG CAAAGAAACAAACTTCCGCCACTGAAGCATCGGAAAAATCTGATGAAGAGAGGATCAGGCCTAGAGGGGATTCCGCTAAACCGGAGCGATTTTCTGACGAAGGAGCAGCCAATTTGACTGATACTTCTGGTACGGATAAGGAGAACGATGGCCCTGAACTAGAACGCAGGAGGAGAAGGCCCAGAGTCCTGTCTGAAAGAGCAGCTAGCTCAAATGCttgttcttcctcctcttcttccagGCCTGAAAATAGGGAGGTTTTGAGTAATGGTAATGGACGAGGGATTGACGCCATGGTGGGAAAGGAACCCATGTATAGGTATTCCTCCAAAGCTCCAGCCGAAGATTGGGTCATGGTGAATGATCAAGAGATGAACTTAAAAAGGGACGAATTGGCTAAAGCCCAGATGGGGAAAGAAGTTGGTGTactaaaatcccaaaccacaaGTGCGAGCAGGCCATGGGGATCCGGGCAAATTCCTGAGAAACGGAGCAGTGAGAGGGAGGGGTCGATGCTGTTTCGGAGAAACCCCGAAGCCGTGGTTGAAGATGTTAGATTTTCGACTCGTCGGTGTCCTGAAGAAGGCCCATCAAACTACCACCGGGGTTTCTCTTTTGGCTATGGCGAGCCAATAAAGAATCAGAGCAATCTTGATGGACCCAGTAGAGTTGAGTACCTCGAACAAGATCGAGCAGAGCTTCTGAGAAAGCTGGATGAGCTAAAAGATCAACTCAGTAGATCTTGCAATATAGCggggaaaacaaaagaaggggtACCTGTGGATAGGAGAAtggttcctcctcctcctcctccccctccccctccccctccccctccggCTCCTTATGGCGGTCATGGTGCTTGGCTTCCAGAGGGCCTTGCGGGACCAAGTCGAGCTTCCATGCCATCTTTTGCTCCAGATAAACACGTCCCCAGGCGGCCTTATTTTAGTCAGGGCCATGAATCGATTCCTTTGATGAATAGGCATCATGTAGATATGCAGCAGAACTTCCATCCTCCATTGCACACCCCAAATGAGATTCCAGGTTACGGGGAATCATTCGGACCCCAGATGCTCAGGAGAGCTCCTCATCAACCTCCCCGTCAGTACTCTCAACGGCCATCTCATGAATACTTCTCTGGACACTATGTGGATATTGATTCGGATCCCTTGGCACTGCATCCGCACAATTCCTTCTTTGATCAGGCTACATGCTCTTGTTTACATTGCTACAACAAACAATGGCAAGTTCCTGGGCAAATCCCCCCTCCTGTGTACTGTAATAGGAGGTACCCAGATGTTCCAACCAACTCCATGTTCACCCATCTTGAAACTTCTGTTCCACTTGGTTCACGGGGTTACAATCCTAGAGCCTTCAATCTTCCTGTGTGTTCTCGTGAATCACATAACCATGCAAGAAGACCAAGTCTTCTTGATTCTAATGTGGGTGGTTTTAATCGAGGTCGTCCCCAAAGGGTGGTGATAGCAAATAGGAATGGACACCATTGCCGTCCCATAGCTGGAGGTGCACCATTTATAACATGCCATAATTGCTTTGAGTTGCTGCGATTACCTAAGAAACTTCTTTTGATGGAGAGGAATGAACAGAAAGTGCGGTGTGGTGCCTGCTCTACTGAAATCCCAATTGCAGTTGAGAACAAGAGGCTGCTTGTTTCTGTTCCTGATGAAACCAAACAAACTCCTACGGAGCTCCCTGGTGGCTCTAATGAGGTAGCAAAAGGTCTTTCTCTTCGTAATGGTTACACAAACGGGGCTAGCATGAACTCCTACTCTGATGACTATGATAATTCTGATTACTTTAAGTTTACAGATGCTGAGCATGCTTTGTTGGCAGAAGACCATAGGTTGAACTTAAGTGAGTCCATGAAGGTGAATGATCTGCTTTCTTCATCTTCGACTCCCTCTGAGGATGAGGAGAGCCCAGATAGTGTGATTACTAAGAGAGAGCTGTCCAACGCAGCAAAGCTGCCTCTGCAAGCAAATGTGACTCCTGTAGTTCCAGGATCACCCCTCCGGGGGCATTCTGATCATGCTTCTTCCAATCATGTGGTGAACAAATTGGAAAGGGGGAGTAGGAGTAAACGTTTGGATCAGGAAAAGGTGGTTCTGAATAAGGTCACCTTCAGACAAGATTCTTTGAAAGATGCATCAGTAGCTACTGAGATGGAGGTTTCATTCAATGAATATTCAAATGCTGGAATGTCTCAGGATTCTGGGGAGGCAAGCAAAGAGGAATATCAACCAAGGGTCAGCAAGGGGGGTGAATCATTCTTTGCTGGCCTTATCAAGAAGAGCTTTAGGGACTTCTCTAAATCTAATCAAACAGTAGACAATGGCAAAGCTATTGTATCTATTAATGGACATCCTATTCCAGATCGTTTAGTCAGGAAGGCTGAAAAGCTAGCTGGACCAATTCATCCTGGACAATACTG GTATGATTTCCGAGCTGGATTTTGGGGCGTGATCGGTCAGTCTTGTCTTGGCATAATACCA CCATTTATTGAAGAATTCAACTACCCAATGCCCAAAAACTGTGCTGGTGGAAATACTGGAGTTTTTGTGAATGGGAGAGAGCTTCATCAAACAGATTTGGATTTACTTGCTGGCAGAGGACTCCCAACTACTAGAGATAAATCATATATTGTTGAGATTTCTGGGAAAGTTCTGGATGAGGATTCTGGAGAAGAGCTTGATAGCCTTGGAAAACTTGCCCCAAC AGTTGAGAAGGTGAAGCATGGATTCGGCATGCGGGTTCCTAGAGTGGTTGTGTAG
- the LOC122663115 gene encoding uncharacterized protein LOC122663115 isoform X2, which translates to MAEETKFRVVRCPKCENLLPELPDYTVYQCGGCGAVLRAKKQTSATEASEKSDEERIRPRGDSAKPERFSDEGAANLTDTSGTDKENDGPELERRRRRPRVLSERAASSNACSSSSSSRPENREVLSNGNGRGIDAMVGKEPMYRYSSKAPAEDWVMVNDQEMNLKRDELAKAQMGKEVGVLKSQTTSASRPWGSGQIPEKRSSEREGSMLFRRNPEAVVEDVRFSTRRCPEEGPSNYHRGFSFGYGEPIKNQSNLDGPSRVEYLEQDRAELLRKLDELKDQLSRSCNIAGKTKEGVPVDRRMVPPPPAPYGGHGAWLPEGLAGPSRASMPSFAPDKHVPRRPYFSQGHESIPLMNRHHVDMQQNFHPPLHTPNEIPGYGESFGPQMLRRAPHQPPRQYSQRPSHEYFSGHYVDIDSDPLALHPHNSFFDQATCSCLHCYNKQWQVPGQIPPPVYCNRRYPDVPTNSMFTHLETSVPLGSRGYNPRAFNLPVCSRESHNHARRPSLLDSNVGGFNRGRPQRVVIANRNGHHCRPIAGGAPFITCHNCFELLRLPKKLLLMERNEQKVRCGACSTEIPIAVENKRLLVSVPDETKQTPTELPGGSNEVAKGLSLRNGYTNGASMNSYSDDYDNSDYFKFTDAEHALLAEDHRLNLSESMKVNDLLSSSSTPSEDEESPDSVITKRELSNAAKLPLQANVTPVVPGSPLRGHSDHASSNHVVNKLERGSRSKRLDQEKVVLNKVTFRQDSLKDASVATEMEVSFNEYSNAGMSQDSGEASKEEYQPRVSKGGESFFAGLIKKSFRDFSKSNQTVDNGKAIVSINGHPIPDRLVRKAEKLAGPIHPGQYWYDFRAGFWGVIGQSCLGIIPPFIEEFNYPMPKNCAGGNTGVFVNGRELHQTDLDLLAGRGLPTTRDKSYIVEISGKVLDEDSGEELDSLGKLAPTVEKVKHGFGMRVPRVVV; encoded by the exons ATGGCGGAAGAAACGAAATTCCGGGTGGTCCGTTGCCCTAAGTGTGAGAATCTACTACCGGAGCTACCTGATTACACGGTCTACCAATGTGGTGGATGTGGTGCTGTTCTTCGAG CAAAGAAACAAACTTCCGCCACTGAAGCATCGGAAAAATCTGATGAAGAGAGGATCAGGCCTAGAGGGGATTCCGCTAAACCGGAGCGATTTTCTGACGAAGGAGCAGCCAATTTGACTGATACTTCTGGTACGGATAAGGAGAACGATGGCCCTGAACTAGAACGCAGGAGGAGAAGGCCCAGAGTCCTGTCTGAAAGAGCAGCTAGCTCAAATGCttgttcttcctcctcttcttccagGCCTGAAAATAGGGAGGTTTTGAGTAATGGTAATGGACGAGGGATTGACGCCATGGTGGGAAAGGAACCCATGTATAGGTATTCCTCCAAAGCTCCAGCCGAAGATTGGGTCATGGTGAATGATCAAGAGATGAACTTAAAAAGGGACGAATTGGCTAAAGCCCAGATGGGGAAAGAAGTTGGTGTactaaaatcccaaaccacaaGTGCGAGCAGGCCATGGGGATCCGGGCAAATTCCTGAGAAACGGAGCAGTGAGAGGGAGGGGTCGATGCTGTTTCGGAGAAACCCCGAAGCCGTGGTTGAAGATGTTAGATTTTCGACTCGTCGGTGTCCTGAAGAAGGCCCATCAAACTACCACCGGGGTTTCTCTTTTGGCTATGGCGAGCCAATAAAGAATCAGAGCAATCTTGATGGACCCAGTAGAGTTGAGTACCTCGAACAAGATCGAGCAGAGCTTCTGAGAAAGCTGGATGAGCTAAAAGATCAACTCAGTAGATCTTGCAATATAGCggggaaaacaaaagaaggggtACCTGTGGATAGGAGAAtggttcctcctcctc cggCTCCTTATGGCGGTCATGGTGCTTGGCTTCCAGAGGGCCTTGCGGGACCAAGTCGAGCTTCCATGCCATCTTTTGCTCCAGATAAACACGTCCCCAGGCGGCCTTATTTTAGTCAGGGCCATGAATCGATTCCTTTGATGAATAGGCATCATGTAGATATGCAGCAGAACTTCCATCCTCCATTGCACACCCCAAATGAGATTCCAGGTTACGGGGAATCATTCGGACCCCAGATGCTCAGGAGAGCTCCTCATCAACCTCCCCGTCAGTACTCTCAACGGCCATCTCATGAATACTTCTCTGGACACTATGTGGATATTGATTCGGATCCCTTGGCACTGCATCCGCACAATTCCTTCTTTGATCAGGCTACATGCTCTTGTTTACATTGCTACAACAAACAATGGCAAGTTCCTGGGCAAATCCCCCCTCCTGTGTACTGTAATAGGAGGTACCCAGATGTTCCAACCAACTCCATGTTCACCCATCTTGAAACTTCTGTTCCACTTGGTTCACGGGGTTACAATCCTAGAGCCTTCAATCTTCCTGTGTGTTCTCGTGAATCACATAACCATGCAAGAAGACCAAGTCTTCTTGATTCTAATGTGGGTGGTTTTAATCGAGGTCGTCCCCAAAGGGTGGTGATAGCAAATAGGAATGGACACCATTGCCGTCCCATAGCTGGAGGTGCACCATTTATAACATGCCATAATTGCTTTGAGTTGCTGCGATTACCTAAGAAACTTCTTTTGATGGAGAGGAATGAACAGAAAGTGCGGTGTGGTGCCTGCTCTACTGAAATCCCAATTGCAGTTGAGAACAAGAGGCTGCTTGTTTCTGTTCCTGATGAAACCAAACAAACTCCTACGGAGCTCCCTGGTGGCTCTAATGAGGTAGCAAAAGGTCTTTCTCTTCGTAATGGTTACACAAACGGGGCTAGCATGAACTCCTACTCTGATGACTATGATAATTCTGATTACTTTAAGTTTACAGATGCTGAGCATGCTTTGTTGGCAGAAGACCATAGGTTGAACTTAAGTGAGTCCATGAAGGTGAATGATCTGCTTTCTTCATCTTCGACTCCCTCTGAGGATGAGGAGAGCCCAGATAGTGTGATTACTAAGAGAGAGCTGTCCAACGCAGCAAAGCTGCCTCTGCAAGCAAATGTGACTCCTGTAGTTCCAGGATCACCCCTCCGGGGGCATTCTGATCATGCTTCTTCCAATCATGTGGTGAACAAATTGGAAAGGGGGAGTAGGAGTAAACGTTTGGATCAGGAAAAGGTGGTTCTGAATAAGGTCACCTTCAGACAAGATTCTTTGAAAGATGCATCAGTAGCTACTGAGATGGAGGTTTCATTCAATGAATATTCAAATGCTGGAATGTCTCAGGATTCTGGGGAGGCAAGCAAAGAGGAATATCAACCAAGGGTCAGCAAGGGGGGTGAATCATTCTTTGCTGGCCTTATCAAGAAGAGCTTTAGGGACTTCTCTAAATCTAATCAAACAGTAGACAATGGCAAAGCTATTGTATCTATTAATGGACATCCTATTCCAGATCGTTTAGTCAGGAAGGCTGAAAAGCTAGCTGGACCAATTCATCCTGGACAATACTG GTATGATTTCCGAGCTGGATTTTGGGGCGTGATCGGTCAGTCTTGTCTTGGCATAATACCA CCATTTATTGAAGAATTCAACTACCCAATGCCCAAAAACTGTGCTGGTGGAAATACTGGAGTTTTTGTGAATGGGAGAGAGCTTCATCAAACAGATTTGGATTTACTTGCTGGCAGAGGACTCCCAACTACTAGAGATAAATCATATATTGTTGAGATTTCTGGGAAAGTTCTGGATGAGGATTCTGGAGAAGAGCTTGATAGCCTTGGAAAACTTGCCCCAAC AGTTGAGAAGGTGAAGCATGGATTCGGCATGCGGGTTCCTAGAGTGGTTGTGTAG
- the LOC122663115 gene encoding uncharacterized protein LOC122663115 isoform X3 has protein sequence MAEETKFRVVRCPKCENLLPELPDYTVYQCGGCGAVLRAKKQMSERAASSNACSSSSSSRPENREVLSNGNGRGIDAMVGKEPMYRYSSKAPAEDWVMVNDQEMNLKRDELAKAQMGKEVGVLKSQTTSASRPWGSGQIPEKRSSEREGSMLFRRNPEAVVEDVRFSTRRCPEEGPSNYHRGFSFGYGEPIKNQSNLDGPSRVEYLEQDRAELLRKLDELKDQLSRSCNIAGKTKEGVPVDRRMVPPPPPPPPPPPPPPAPYGGHGAWLPEGLAGPSRASMPSFAPDKHVPRRPYFSQGHESIPLMNRHHVDMQQNFHPPLHTPNEIPGYGESFGPQMLRRAPHQPPRQYSQRPSHEYFSGHYVDIDSDPLALHPHNSFFDQATCSCLHCYNKQWQVPGQIPPPVYCNRRYPDVPTNSMFTHLETSVPLGSRGYNPRAFNLPVCSRESHNHARRPSLLDSNVGGFNRGRPQRVVIANRNGHHCRPIAGGAPFITCHNCFELLRLPKKLLLMERNEQKVRCGACSTEIPIAVENKRLLVSVPDETKQTPTELPGGSNEVAKGLSLRNGYTNGASMNSYSDDYDNSDYFKFTDAEHALLAEDHRLNLSESMKVNDLLSSSSTPSEDEESPDSVITKRELSNAAKLPLQANVTPVVPGSPLRGHSDHASSNHVVNKLERGSRSKRLDQEKVVLNKVTFRQDSLKDASVATEMEVSFNEYSNAGMSQDSGEASKEEYQPRVSKGGESFFAGLIKKSFRDFSKSNQTVDNGKAIVSINGHPIPDRLVRKAEKLAGPIHPGQYWYDFRAGFWGVIGQSCLGIIPPFIEEFNYPMPKNCAGGNTGVFVNGRELHQTDLDLLAGRGLPTTRDKSYIVEISGKVLDEDSGEELDSLGKLAPTVEKVKHGFGMRVPRVVV, from the exons ATGGCGGAAGAAACGAAATTCCGGGTGGTCCGTTGCCCTAAGTGTGAGAATCTACTACCGGAGCTACCTGATTACACGGTCTACCAATGTGGTGGATGTGGTGCTGTTCTTCGAG CAAAGAAACAAA TGTCTGAAAGAGCAGCTAGCTCAAATGCttgttcttcctcctcttcttccagGCCTGAAAATAGGGAGGTTTTGAGTAATGGTAATGGACGAGGGATTGACGCCATGGTGGGAAAGGAACCCATGTATAGGTATTCCTCCAAAGCTCCAGCCGAAGATTGGGTCATGGTGAATGATCAAGAGATGAACTTAAAAAGGGACGAATTGGCTAAAGCCCAGATGGGGAAAGAAGTTGGTGTactaaaatcccaaaccacaaGTGCGAGCAGGCCATGGGGATCCGGGCAAATTCCTGAGAAACGGAGCAGTGAGAGGGAGGGGTCGATGCTGTTTCGGAGAAACCCCGAAGCCGTGGTTGAAGATGTTAGATTTTCGACTCGTCGGTGTCCTGAAGAAGGCCCATCAAACTACCACCGGGGTTTCTCTTTTGGCTATGGCGAGCCAATAAAGAATCAGAGCAATCTTGATGGACCCAGTAGAGTTGAGTACCTCGAACAAGATCGAGCAGAGCTTCTGAGAAAGCTGGATGAGCTAAAAGATCAACTCAGTAGATCTTGCAATATAGCggggaaaacaaaagaaggggtACCTGTGGATAGGAGAAtggttcctcctcctcctcctccccctccccctccccctccccctccggCTCCTTATGGCGGTCATGGTGCTTGGCTTCCAGAGGGCCTTGCGGGACCAAGTCGAGCTTCCATGCCATCTTTTGCTCCAGATAAACACGTCCCCAGGCGGCCTTATTTTAGTCAGGGCCATGAATCGATTCCTTTGATGAATAGGCATCATGTAGATATGCAGCAGAACTTCCATCCTCCATTGCACACCCCAAATGAGATTCCAGGTTACGGGGAATCATTCGGACCCCAGATGCTCAGGAGAGCTCCTCATCAACCTCCCCGTCAGTACTCTCAACGGCCATCTCATGAATACTTCTCTGGACACTATGTGGATATTGATTCGGATCCCTTGGCACTGCATCCGCACAATTCCTTCTTTGATCAGGCTACATGCTCTTGTTTACATTGCTACAACAAACAATGGCAAGTTCCTGGGCAAATCCCCCCTCCTGTGTACTGTAATAGGAGGTACCCAGATGTTCCAACCAACTCCATGTTCACCCATCTTGAAACTTCTGTTCCACTTGGTTCACGGGGTTACAATCCTAGAGCCTTCAATCTTCCTGTGTGTTCTCGTGAATCACATAACCATGCAAGAAGACCAAGTCTTCTTGATTCTAATGTGGGTGGTTTTAATCGAGGTCGTCCCCAAAGGGTGGTGATAGCAAATAGGAATGGACACCATTGCCGTCCCATAGCTGGAGGTGCACCATTTATAACATGCCATAATTGCTTTGAGTTGCTGCGATTACCTAAGAAACTTCTTTTGATGGAGAGGAATGAACAGAAAGTGCGGTGTGGTGCCTGCTCTACTGAAATCCCAATTGCAGTTGAGAACAAGAGGCTGCTTGTTTCTGTTCCTGATGAAACCAAACAAACTCCTACGGAGCTCCCTGGTGGCTCTAATGAGGTAGCAAAAGGTCTTTCTCTTCGTAATGGTTACACAAACGGGGCTAGCATGAACTCCTACTCTGATGACTATGATAATTCTGATTACTTTAAGTTTACAGATGCTGAGCATGCTTTGTTGGCAGAAGACCATAGGTTGAACTTAAGTGAGTCCATGAAGGTGAATGATCTGCTTTCTTCATCTTCGACTCCCTCTGAGGATGAGGAGAGCCCAGATAGTGTGATTACTAAGAGAGAGCTGTCCAACGCAGCAAAGCTGCCTCTGCAAGCAAATGTGACTCCTGTAGTTCCAGGATCACCCCTCCGGGGGCATTCTGATCATGCTTCTTCCAATCATGTGGTGAACAAATTGGAAAGGGGGAGTAGGAGTAAACGTTTGGATCAGGAAAAGGTGGTTCTGAATAAGGTCACCTTCAGACAAGATTCTTTGAAAGATGCATCAGTAGCTACTGAGATGGAGGTTTCATTCAATGAATATTCAAATGCTGGAATGTCTCAGGATTCTGGGGAGGCAAGCAAAGAGGAATATCAACCAAGGGTCAGCAAGGGGGGTGAATCATTCTTTGCTGGCCTTATCAAGAAGAGCTTTAGGGACTTCTCTAAATCTAATCAAACAGTAGACAATGGCAAAGCTATTGTATCTATTAATGGACATCCTATTCCAGATCGTTTAGTCAGGAAGGCTGAAAAGCTAGCTGGACCAATTCATCCTGGACAATACTG GTATGATTTCCGAGCTGGATTTTGGGGCGTGATCGGTCAGTCTTGTCTTGGCATAATACCA CCATTTATTGAAGAATTCAACTACCCAATGCCCAAAAACTGTGCTGGTGGAAATACTGGAGTTTTTGTGAATGGGAGAGAGCTTCATCAAACAGATTTGGATTTACTTGCTGGCAGAGGACTCCCAACTACTAGAGATAAATCATATATTGTTGAGATTTCTGGGAAAGTTCTGGATGAGGATTCTGGAGAAGAGCTTGATAGCCTTGGAAAACTTGCCCCAAC AGTTGAGAAGGTGAAGCATGGATTCGGCATGCGGGTTCCTAGAGTGGTTGTGTAG